From the Synechococcus sp. HK01-R genome, one window contains:
- a CDS encoding DMT family transporter — MGLLAGLIAALAWTLASSLWRGLTTSLSALQLNGLKNGIATLLLLPVLLTLPWMQDKQGLIVLLLSGGVGIALGDSFYLAALRRLGTRRTLTVDALSPIAAAVGGVVALGEQISALAWLGAALVTLSVLLIANQNPPDATGQADRSQASQRLGLLCAIAAVLCGVSGAALSRSVLISSDLSPLQSAATRLLGGLLLLLPWLRIGPIIPRPRPKQIRWPRVLLATLLGTNLGILLQQVVLQRLPLGVGVTLLGTSPVMALLVSRLEGDHPSSAGVIASLLAVSGVALAVLS; from the coding sequence ATGGGATTGCTCGCAGGGCTGATCGCCGCGCTGGCCTGGACCCTGGCGAGCAGTCTCTGGCGCGGGCTGACCACCTCACTCTCGGCACTGCAGCTCAACGGGCTCAAAAACGGGATCGCCACACTGCTGCTGTTGCCGGTGCTGCTGACCCTGCCCTGGATGCAGGACAAGCAAGGGTTGATCGTGCTGCTGCTCAGCGGTGGCGTGGGCATCGCCCTTGGCGACAGTTTTTATCTGGCGGCCCTACGCCGCCTCGGCACCCGCCGCACCCTCACGGTCGATGCCCTCTCACCGATTGCTGCAGCAGTTGGTGGTGTCGTCGCCTTGGGCGAGCAGATTTCCGCCCTTGCTTGGTTGGGTGCTGCTCTGGTCACGCTCTCAGTGCTGCTGATCGCCAATCAAAACCCGCCCGATGCCACGGGCCAGGCCGACCGCTCGCAAGCGAGCCAACGGCTCGGGCTGCTCTGCGCCATCGCTGCCGTGCTCTGCGGGGTGAGCGGAGCGGCCCTGTCTCGCAGCGTGCTGATCTCAAGCGATCTGAGCCCATTGCAGAGTGCTGCGACCCGTCTGCTGGGAGGCCTGCTGCTGCTGCTCCCCTGGCTACGCATCGGGCCAATCATCCCGCGTCCGCGCCCCAAACAGATCCGCTGGCCTCGGGTGCTGCTTGCCACCTTGCTGGGCACCAATCTGGGGATCCTGCTGCAGCAGGTGGTGCTGCAACGCCTGCCCCTGGGGGTGGGGGTGACGCTGCTGGGCACCTCTCCGGTGATGGCCTTGTTGGTCTCCAGACTGGAGGGCGACCATCCCAGCAGCGCCGGGGTGATCGCATCGTTGTTGGCCGTCTCTGGCGTCGCCCTCGCCGTTCTGAGCTGA
- a CDS encoding chloride channel protein: MVSKATSHSLLLGSLRSLGAGAAGGALAALVVLITLRLQGQIWGEAVLRGQPSQLPLAWCLLWAGGIGLLIALLQRRQAGSRLPEMHETLSELRHPSGLQTRHGARQLLGGALALIGGGALGPEALMTRLVAVASHRIWRGADRNLIAAAMAGSLGLFRSPLVGGASLAGRHWQLLWRWLPATLGGIAGFVIFDGLSDLGGGLQGVPYGWPQDQEQSLSALLAAGLAGAVGTLCGLLLKHWRQWLNGLDLTGRCWWSPVVTGLVLGLCLWGLPLAPFSGEVQLKPLVLGQWQLSPLLLIASGLVKLLLVGGCLETGWRGGQFFPVILASSAIGIGFHEWLPWIGGMESWSSGVVGGSLSVLLGSPLLALLLGLTLLQGHGAGALVIGLLVGQMLQNNH; this comes from the coding sequence TTGGTAAGCAAGGCCACCTCCCACTCCCTGCTGCTGGGCAGCTTGCGCTCCCTGGGCGCCGGGGCTGCAGGCGGCGCCCTTGCTGCCCTCGTGGTGCTGATCACCCTGAGGTTGCAGGGACAGATCTGGGGCGAAGCCGTGCTTCGGGGTCAACCCAGTCAGCTGCCCCTGGCCTGGTGTCTTCTCTGGGCTGGAGGGATCGGCCTGCTGATCGCCCTGCTGCAACGGCGACAAGCCGGCAGCCGTTTGCCCGAGATGCATGAAACCCTGAGCGAACTGCGCCACCCCAGTGGCCTGCAGACCCGCCATGGCGCCAGACAGTTGCTCGGTGGTGCCCTCGCCCTGATCGGAGGCGGTGCCCTTGGGCCGGAGGCTTTGATGACGCGATTGGTGGCGGTGGCCAGCCATCGCATTTGGCGCGGCGCTGATCGGAATCTGATTGCCGCGGCCATGGCCGGCAGCCTTGGCCTGTTTCGCTCGCCGCTGGTGGGTGGAGCCTCCTTAGCGGGACGCCATTGGCAGCTGCTCTGGCGTTGGCTCCCCGCCACCCTCGGCGGAATCGCCGGATTTGTGATCTTCGATGGCCTCAGCGATCTGGGCGGTGGCCTGCAGGGTGTGCCCTACGGCTGGCCCCAGGATCAGGAACAAAGCCTGAGTGCCCTGCTAGCCGCAGGGCTCGCCGGGGCGGTGGGCACCCTCTGTGGACTGCTCCTGAAGCACTGGCGTCAGTGGCTGAATGGGCTGGATCTCACCGGGCGCTGCTGGTGGAGTCCGGTGGTGACCGGGCTGGTGCTGGGGCTCTGCCTTTGGGGCCTACCCCTGGCCCCTTTCTCTGGAGAGGTGCAACTGAAGCCTTTGGTGCTGGGGCAATGGCAGCTCAGCCCACTGCTACTGATCGCCTCCGGACTGGTGAAGTTGCTGCTGGTGGGTGGCTGCTTGGAGACCGGCTGGCGAGGGGGGCAGTTCTTTCCGGTGATCCTGGCCAGCAGCGCGATCGGCATTGGCTTCCATGAATGGCTGCCATGGATTGGTGGCATGGAGAGCTGGAGCTCAGGAGTGGTGGGTGGCAGCTTGTCGGTGCTGCTGGGATCCCCTCTGCTGGCGCTGCTGCTGGGCCTCACCCTGCTCCAGGGCCATGGGGCCGGTGCCCTAGTGATCGGCCTGCTGGTGGGCCAGATGCTGCAGAACAACCACTGA